In the genome of Pseudomonas putida, one region contains:
- a CDS encoding beta (1-6) glucans synthase, producing the protein MPSSTRLLPLYLIACLFALIGLGALWYGLGKPVHLPDAASPTHKLQCASYTPFDKDQSPFDQPFRLRPARMDADLALLAERFQCIRTYSMTGLEAIPALARKHGLKVMLGAWVNANPVDTDKEVDALIASANANPDVVSAVIVGNEALLRKEVTGERLAGLIARVKSQVKVPVTYADVWEFWLQHPQIAPAVDFLTIHLLPYWEDDPRGIDDALAHVADVRRQFGERFAPKDILIGETGWPSEGRQRETATPSRANEARFIRGFVALAEANGWRYNLIEAFDQPWKRASEGAVGGYWGLYDADRQDKGVLEGPVSNLPYWPQWWLAGVLLFAVTLLLAGRPGNRRAAILLPLLAALGAASLGLWGELVRTNARFGGEWAWAALLLGLNLVVLAHAALALAAREGWRQRLFAWLERHARWWLLAAGFAAAVSMLAMVFDPRYRSFPTAALVLPAVVYLARPVAAPRAEIALLAFIVGAGIAPQLFIEGLSNVQAWGWAVVSAAMVVALWRSLRKS; encoded by the coding sequence ATGCCCAGCAGCACACGCCTTCTGCCCCTCTACCTGATCGCCTGCTTGTTCGCCCTGATCGGGCTCGGCGCGCTCTGGTACGGGCTTGGCAAGCCTGTGCACCTACCCGATGCGGCCAGCCCCACGCACAAATTGCAGTGCGCCTCCTACACGCCGTTCGACAAGGACCAGTCGCCGTTCGACCAACCCTTCCGCTTGCGCCCGGCACGCATGGACGCCGACCTTGCGCTGCTGGCCGAGCGATTCCAGTGCATCCGCACCTACTCGATGACCGGTCTCGAGGCGATTCCGGCCCTGGCGCGCAAACATGGGCTGAAGGTGATGCTCGGCGCCTGGGTCAATGCCAACCCGGTGGACACCGACAAGGAAGTCGATGCACTGATCGCCTCGGCCAATGCCAACCCAGACGTGGTCAGCGCCGTGATCGTGGGCAACGAGGCGTTGCTGCGCAAAGAAGTGACGGGCGAACGCCTGGCCGGCTTGATCGCCCGGGTCAAAAGCCAGGTGAAGGTACCGGTGACCTATGCCGATGTCTGGGAGTTCTGGTTACAGCATCCACAGATAGCACCGGCGGTGGACTTCCTCACCATTCACCTGCTGCCCTACTGGGAAGATGACCCACGCGGTATCGATGACGCCTTGGCCCATGTGGCCGATGTGCGCCGACAGTTTGGCGAACGCTTTGCCCCCAAGGACATCCTCATCGGCGAGACCGGCTGGCCAAGCGAAGGGCGCCAGCGCGAGACCGCCACGCCGAGCCGAGCCAATGAGGCGCGCTTCATCCGTGGCTTCGTGGCGCTCGCCGAAGCCAACGGTTGGCGTTACAACCTGATCGAAGCCTTCGACCAGCCCTGGAAGCGTGCCAGCGAGGGGGCGGTTGGCGGTTATTGGGGGCTGTACGACGCCGATCGGCAGGATAAAGGCGTGCTCGAAGGCCCCGTGAGCAATCTGCCGTACTGGCCGCAGTGGTGGCTGGCGGGCGTCCTGCTGTTTGCCGTGACCTTGCTGCTGGCGGGGCGACCTGGGAATCGACGTGCCGCCATACTGCTGCCACTGTTGGCCGCGCTGGGTGCCGCGAGCCTGGGCTTATGGGGCGAGCTGGTGCGCACGAATGCGCGCTTTGGCGGTGAGTGGGCATGGGCAGCGTTGCTGCTGGGCCTCAACCTGGTGGTGCTGGCGCATGCCGCACTGGCGCTGGCTGCACGCGAAGGCTGGCGCCAGCGTCTGTTCGCCTGGCTGGAGCGTCATGCCCGATGGTGGCTGCTGGCGGCGGGCTTCGCTGCGGCGGTCAGCATGCTGGCGATGGTGTTCGACCCTCGTTATCGCAGTTTCCCCACGGCGGCGCTGGTGTTGCCGGCAGTGGTCTACCTCGCACGCCCGGTGGCGGCGCCCAGGGCTGAGATCGCGTTGCTGGCGTTCATTGTCGGCGCCGGAATCGCACCGCAGCTGTTCATCGAAGGGTTGAGCAACGTGCAGGCCTGGGGGTGGGCGGTTGTCAGCGCGGCGATGGTCGTAGCGTTGTGGCGCAGTCTGCGCAAAAGCTGA
- a CDS encoding glycine betaine ABC transporter substrate-binding protein, with amino-acid sequence MATFTRMRRFLGVGTALVLAMSAAQAMAKEVSIGYVDGWSDSVATTYVAAEVIKQKLGYDVDLKPVATGIMWQGVATGKLDAMLSAWLPVTHGEYWGKNKDKVVDYGPNFRDAKIGLIVPEYVKATSIADLKTDESFKHKIVGIDAGSGVMLKTDQAIKDYALDGYKLQASSGAAMTAELGRAYAKQQSIAVTGWVPHWMFAKWKLKFLEDPKGVYGAAETVNSIGSKELATKAPEVAEFLKNFHWQSKDEIGEVMLAIQEGAKPDAAAKDWVAKHPERVKEWTGK; translated from the coding sequence ATGGCTACGTTTACAAGAATGCGACGTTTCCTGGGGGTGGGGACAGCCCTGGTTTTGGCCATGAGCGCTGCACAGGCAATGGCTAAAGAAGTAAGCATAGGTTACGTGGATGGTTGGTCCGACAGTGTGGCAACCACCTATGTGGCCGCTGAGGTGATCAAGCAGAAACTCGGTTATGACGTGGACCTCAAGCCCGTCGCCACCGGCATCATGTGGCAGGGGGTGGCCACCGGCAAGCTCGATGCGATGCTGTCGGCCTGGCTGCCGGTCACCCACGGGGAATACTGGGGCAAGAACAAGGACAAAGTGGTCGACTACGGCCCCAACTTCAGGGACGCGAAGATCGGCCTTATCGTGCCGGAGTACGTCAAGGCCACCAGCATTGCCGACCTCAAGACCGATGAGAGTTTCAAGCACAAGATTGTCGGTATCGACGCCGGCTCCGGCGTGATGCTCAAGACCGACCAGGCCATCAAGGACTACGCCCTGGACGGCTACAAACTGCAAGCCAGCTCCGGTGCGGCGATGACCGCCGAACTGGGCCGTGCCTACGCCAAGCAGCAGTCCATCGCCGTGACCGGCTGGGTGCCGCACTGGATGTTCGCCAAATGGAAACTCAAGTTCCTCGAAGATCCAAAAGGTGTGTATGGCGCTGCCGAAACCGTCAACAGCATCGGCAGCAAAGAGCTGGCGACCAAGGCGCCGGAAGTGGCCGAGTTCCTGAAGAACTTCCACTGGCAGTCCAAGGATGAGATCGGCGAAGTCATGCTGGCCATCCAGGAAGGTGCCAAGCCTGATGCTGCGGCCAAGGACTGGGTTGCCAAGCACCCAGAGCGCGTGAAGGAGTGGACCGGCAAGTAA
- a CDS encoding cation acetate symporter produces the protein MIRQAKALAVLACGAFAPAVWAADALTGEVHKQPLNVSAIAMFVAFVAFTLCITYWASKRNKSASDYYAAGGRITGFQNGLAIAGDYMSAASFLGISALVFTSGYDGLIYSIGFLVGWPIILFLIAERLRNLGKYTFADVASYRLGQKEIRTLSASGSLVVVAFYLIAQMVGAGKLIQLLFGLDYHVAVILVGILMCLYVLFGGMLATTWVQIIKAVLLLSGASFMALMVMKHVGFDFNTLFSEAIKVHAKGEAIMSPGGLVKDPISAFSLGLALMFGTAGLPHILMRFFTVSDAKEARKSVLYATGFIGYFYILTFIIGFGAILLVSTNPDFKDAAGALIGGNNMAAVHLANAVGGSVFLGFISAVAFATILAVVAGLTLAGASAVSHDLYASVWRKGKANDKDEIRVSKITTIALGVLAIGLGILFENQNIAFMVGLAFSIAASCNFPVLLLSMYWKKLTTRGAMIGGWMGLVSAVGLMILGPTIWVQILGHEKAIYPYEYPALFSMLIAFAGIWFFSVTDKSKAAEDERALFFPQFVRSQTGLGASGAVSH, from the coding sequence ATGATCCGCCAAGCAAAAGCCCTGGCCGTCCTGGCCTGCGGTGCTTTCGCACCCGCCGTGTGGGCCGCCGATGCCCTGACCGGCGAGGTGCACAAGCAGCCGCTCAACGTTTCGGCGATCGCCATGTTCGTGGCCTTCGTCGCCTTTACCCTGTGCATTACCTACTGGGCCTCCAAGCGCAACAAGTCGGCCTCCGACTACTACGCCGCGGGCGGTCGCATCACTGGCTTCCAGAACGGCCTGGCGATCGCCGGTGACTACATGTCGGCCGCCTCCTTCCTGGGTATTTCCGCCCTGGTGTTCACTTCGGGCTATGACGGCTTGATCTATTCGATCGGGTTCCTGGTCGGCTGGCCGATCATCCTGTTCCTGATCGCCGAACGCCTGCGCAATCTGGGTAAGTACACCTTCGCCGACGTGGCCTCCTATCGCCTCGGGCAGAAGGAAATCCGCACGCTGTCGGCTTCCGGTTCGCTGGTGGTCGTGGCGTTCTACCTGATCGCCCAGATGGTCGGTGCTGGCAAGCTGATCCAACTGCTGTTCGGCCTGGACTACCACGTCGCGGTTATCCTGGTGGGTATCCTGATGTGTCTGTACGTGCTGTTCGGCGGCATGCTGGCCACTACTTGGGTCCAGATCATCAAGGCCGTGCTGCTGCTCTCCGGTGCCAGCTTCATGGCGCTGATGGTGATGAAACACGTGGGCTTTGACTTCAACACCCTGTTCTCCGAGGCGATCAAGGTACATGCCAAGGGCGAGGCGATCATGAGCCCGGGCGGCCTGGTCAAGGATCCGATCTCGGCGTTCTCCCTGGGCTTGGCGCTGATGTTCGGCACCGCCGGCCTGCCGCACATCCTGATGCGCTTCTTCACCGTCAGCGACGCCAAGGAAGCGCGCAAGAGCGTGCTCTACGCCACTGGCTTCATCGGCTACTTCTACATCCTGACCTTCATCATCGGCTTCGGCGCGATTCTGCTGGTCAGCACTAACCCGGACTTCAAGGACGCCGCTGGCGCCCTGATCGGCGGCAACAACATGGCGGCGGTGCACCTGGCCAATGCCGTGGGCGGTAGCGTGTTCCTGGGCTTCATCTCGGCGGTCGCCTTCGCCACCATCCTGGCCGTGGTCGCGGGCCTGACCCTGGCCGGTGCCTCGGCGGTATCTCATGACCTGTACGCCAGCGTATGGCGCAAGGGCAAGGCCAACGACAAGGATGAGATCCGCGTGTCGAAGATCACCACCATCGCCCTGGGCGTACTGGCGATCGGCCTGGGCATCCTGTTCGAGAACCAGAACATCGCGTTCATGGTGGGCCTGGCCTTCTCCATCGCTGCCAGCTGCAACTTCCCGGTGCTGCTGCTCTCGATGTACTGGAAAAAACTGACCACCCGCGGCGCCATGATCGGTGGCTGGATGGGCCTGGTCAGCGCGGTCGGCCTGATGATCCTCGGCCCGACCATCTGGGTGCAGATCCTCGGCCACGAAAAAGCCATCTATCCGTACGAGTACCCGGCGCTGTTCTCCATGCTCATCGCCTTTGCCGGTATCTGGTTCTTCTCGGTGACCGACAAGTCCAAGGCCGCTGAAGACGAGCGTGCGCTGTTCTTCCCGCAGTTCGTCCGCTCGCAGACCGGACTGGGGGCCAGTGGCGCGGTTTCCCACTGA
- a CDS encoding MlaA family lipoprotein — MVEADKIDSPTVEPDGFLDPLRELKFNPGLDQREFERSTLTALNVYDPLESMNRRIYHFNYRFDQWVMLPVVDGYRYVTPRFVRTGVSNFFNNLGDVPNLFNSVLQLKVKRSAEITARLMFNTIIGVGGLWDPATKMGLPRQSEDFGQTLGFYGVPDGPYIMLPILGPSNLRDTTGLVVDYVGEREANYLNVAEASSDHPEITVLRAVDKRYTTNFRYGQLNSPFEYEKVRYVYTQARKLQIAE; from the coding sequence GTGGTCGAAGCCGACAAGATCGACTCTCCAACGGTGGAGCCCGACGGCTTCCTCGACCCGCTGCGCGAGCTCAAATTCAACCCTGGGCTCGACCAGCGCGAGTTCGAGCGCTCCACCCTGACCGCGCTGAACGTCTACGACCCGCTGGAATCGATGAACCGGCGCATCTATCACTTCAACTACCGCTTCGATCAGTGGGTGATGCTGCCGGTCGTCGATGGCTACCGCTACGTCACTCCACGCTTCGTGCGCACCGGGGTGAGCAATTTCTTCAACAACCTGGGCGATGTGCCCAACCTGTTCAACAGCGTGTTGCAACTCAAGGTCAAGCGCTCGGCCGAGATCACCGCCCGTCTGATGTTCAACACCATCATAGGCGTAGGTGGCTTGTGGGACCCGGCGACCAAGATGGGCCTGCCGCGCCAGAGTGAGGACTTCGGCCAGACCCTGGGCTTCTATGGGGTGCCCGACGGGCCGTACATCATGCTGCCGATCCTGGGGCCATCGAACCTGCGCGACACCACCGGCCTTGTAGTGGACTATGTGGGCGAACGTGAGGCGAACTACCTCAACGTCGCTGAAGCCAGCAGCGACCACCCCGAGATCACCGTGCTGCGGGCGGTGGACAAGCGCTATACCACCAACTTCCGCTACGGCCAGCTGAATTCGCCGTTCGAGTACGAGAAGGTGCGCTACGTGTACACCCAGGCGCGCAAGCTGCAGATCGCCGAGTAA
- a CDS encoding patatin-like phospholipase family protein — protein MAPLPTTGLILSGGGARAAYQVGVLAGIAELLPPGAANPFPVIVGTSAGAINAVTLASGATRFTEAVQRLTSFWQNFRSHLVLRSDWPGVIRQASRFVSHSLLGVGGQVPVALLDSSPLRGLLQSHLDLDGIGHSLAAEQLRAVAITAFGYESGQAVTFYQGRGTIEPWLRHRRIGVPTSLTIEHLLASSAIPLLFAPVKLDEEYFGDGAVRQSAPISPALHLGASRVLVVGVSGNPQRPSAPMPNQRVFSGQQPSLAQIGAHMLNSTFIDSLEDDIELLQRLNHLSHLLPAHLNARRLGLAPIEVLVVAPSQPLDEIAARHRRELPAALRLFLRGPGATRTSGAGVLSYLLFEASYCSELIELGRKDALAKRRELCQFLGLSPP, from the coding sequence ATGGCTCCGCTTCCCACCACCGGTCTGATTCTTTCTGGCGGCGGCGCCCGTGCCGCCTACCAGGTGGGGGTGCTGGCCGGCATCGCCGAGCTGTTGCCGCCGGGCGCGGCCAACCCGTTCCCGGTGATCGTCGGGACCTCGGCGGGTGCCATCAATGCCGTCACCCTGGCCAGTGGGGCCACGCGCTTCACCGAGGCGGTGCAGCGCCTGACGAGCTTCTGGCAGAACTTTCGTAGCCATCTTGTGCTGCGCAGCGACTGGCCTGGTGTCATCCGCCAGGCCAGCCGCTTCGTCAGCCACAGTTTGTTGGGTGTCGGCGGCCAGGTCCCGGTGGCGCTGCTCGATAGCAGCCCGTTGCGGGGCCTGCTGCAATCGCACCTGGATCTCGATGGGATCGGCCATTCCCTGGCTGCCGAGCAACTGAGGGCGGTGGCGATCACCGCCTTCGGCTATGAGTCGGGCCAGGCGGTGACGTTCTATCAGGGGCGCGGCACCATCGAGCCCTGGTTGCGACACCGGCGCATCGGCGTGCCGACCTCCCTGACCATCGAGCACCTGCTGGCGAGCTCGGCGATCCCCTTGCTGTTCGCCCCGGTCAAGCTCGACGAGGAATACTTCGGCGACGGCGCGGTGCGTCAGTCGGCACCGATCAGCCCTGCGCTGCACCTGGGGGCGAGCCGGGTGCTGGTGGTCGGGGTCAGCGGCAACCCGCAGCGGCCTTCGGCACCGATGCCGAACCAGCGGGTGTTCAGCGGTCAGCAGCCAAGCCTTGCACAGATCGGCGCCCACATGCTCAACAGCACGTTCATCGACAGCCTTGAGGATGACATCGAGCTGCTCCAGCGGCTGAACCACCTCAGCCATCTGCTGCCGGCCCACCTGAATGCCCGGCGGCTGGGTCTGGCGCCCATCGAGGTGTTGGTGGTGGCGCCCAGTCAGCCGCTGGACGAGATCGCCGCCCGACATCGCCGTGAGCTGCCGGCGGCGCTGCGCCTGTTCCTGCGCGGGCCGGGAGCAACCCGTACCAGCGGCGCGGGGGTGTTGAGCTATCTGCTGTTCGAAGCCAGCTACTGCAGCGAACTGATCGAGCTGGGGCGCAAGGACGCCTTGGCCAAGCGGCGGGAGTTGTGTCAATTCCTGGGGTTGAGTCCCCCTTGA
- a CDS encoding serine/threonine protein kinase, producing MLRPLRLVALLCGLLLATAASARDIDAASYGYPLTNPFEATIATTPPEQRPTLPNDEDISQSDYSLNLRPDRAFTLPDNFWPVRKLRYRLARQDHEAPLIFLIAGTGAPYTSSINEYLKKLFYQAGFHVVQLSSPTSWDFMSAASRFATPGVSKDDAEDLYRVMQAVRAQHPHLPVSEFYLTGYSLGALDAAFVSHLDETRRSFNFKRVLLLNPPVNLYTSVSNLDKLVQTRVKGIDHSTTFYELMLEKLTLYFQQKGYIDLNEALLYDFQKSRQHLSNEQMAMLIGTSFRFSAADIAFTSDLVNRRGLIIPPKFPITEGSSLTPFFKRALQCDFECYITEQVIPMWRARTDGGSVLQLIDQVSLYALADYLRDSPKIAVMHNADDVILGPGDIGFLRKVFGDRLTLYPHGGHCGNLNYRVNSDAMLEFFRG from the coding sequence ATGCTTCGACCCTTGCGCCTCGTTGCCTTGCTCTGCGGCCTGCTCCTGGCCACAGCCGCCTCGGCGCGAGATATCGACGCCGCGAGCTATGGCTATCCGCTGACCAATCCGTTCGAGGCCACCATCGCCACCACGCCCCCGGAGCAGCGCCCGACCCTGCCCAACGACGAGGACATCAGCCAATCCGACTACAGCCTCAACCTGCGTCCGGATCGCGCCTTCACCCTGCCGGACAACTTCTGGCCGGTGCGTAAGCTCAGGTACCGCCTAGCCCGTCAGGATCACGAGGCGCCACTGATCTTCCTGATCGCCGGCACCGGCGCGCCCTACACCAGCAGCATCAACGAATACCTCAAGAAGCTCTTCTATCAGGCGGGCTTTCATGTCGTGCAATTGTCCTCGCCCACCAGTTGGGATTTCATGAGCGCCGCCTCGCGCTTTGCCACGCCAGGCGTGAGCAAGGACGATGCCGAGGATCTGTATCGTGTCATGCAGGCCGTACGCGCCCAGCATCCCCACCTGCCGGTGAGCGAGTTCTACCTCACCGGCTACAGCCTCGGCGCCCTCGACGCAGCCTTCGTCAGCCATCTGGACGAAACCCGACGCAGCTTCAACTTCAAGCGCGTGCTGCTGCTCAACCCACCGGTCAACCTGTATACCTCGGTCAGCAACCTGGACAAGCTGGTGCAGACCCGGGTCAAGGGTATCGATCACAGCACCACGTTCTATGAGCTGATGCTTGAAAAGCTCACCCTGTACTTCCAGCAGAAGGGCTACATCGACCTCAACGAGGCGCTGCTCTATGACTTCCAGAAGTCACGCCAGCACCTGTCCAACGAACAGATGGCCATGCTGATCGGCACCTCGTTCCGCTTCTCGGCGGCCGACATCGCCTTCACCTCCGACCTGGTCAACCGCCGCGGTCTGATCATTCCGCCCAAGTTCCCGATCACCGAAGGCAGCAGCCTCACGCCGTTCTTCAAGCGCGCGCTGCAATGCGACTTCGAGTGCTACATCACCGAGCAGGTGATCCCCATGTGGCGTGCCCGCACCGATGGTGGCAGCGTGCTGCAACTGATCGACCAGGTGAGCCTCTATGCACTGGCCGACTACCTGCGCGACAGTCCCAAGATCGCCGTGATGCACAACGCCGACGACGTCATCCTCGGCCCCGGCGATATCGGCTTCCTGCGCAAGGTGTTCGGTGATCGTCTGACGCTCTACCCTCATGGCGGCCATTGCGGCAACCTCAACTACCGCGTCAACAGCGATGCGATGCTGGAGTTCTTCCGTGGTTAA
- the minC gene encoding septum site-determining protein MinC: MQTMSLNQTSDTAPVFQLKGSMLAITVLELARNDLEALDRQLAAKVAQAPNFFSNTPLVLALDKLPADSGAIDLPGLMRVCRHHGLRTLAVRASRIEDIAAAIAIDLPVLPPSGARERPLEPEPEVKKPEPAPAPPPPPAEPEVRPTRIITTPVRGGQQIYAQGGDLIVTASVSPGAELLADGNIHVYGAMRGRALAGIKGNTRARIFCQQMTAEMVSIAGQYKVCEDLRRDPLWGAGVQISLSGDVLNITRL, translated from the coding sequence ATGCAGACCATGAGCCTCAACCAGACCTCCGATACCGCACCCGTCTTCCAGCTCAAGGGCAGCATGCTTGCCATCACTGTGCTGGAACTGGCGCGCAACGACCTCGAAGCCCTCGACCGGCAACTGGCGGCGAAAGTGGCCCAGGCCCCCAATTTTTTCAGCAACACCCCCTTGGTGCTGGCCCTGGACAAGCTGCCGGCCGACAGCGGGGCGATCGACCTGCCCGGCCTGATGCGCGTCTGCCGCCACCATGGCCTGCGCACCCTGGCCGTGCGGGCCAGCCGGATCGAGGACATCGCCGCGGCGATCGCCATCGACCTGCCGGTGTTGCCGCCGTCGGGTGCGCGCGAGCGGCCACTGGAACCGGAGCCTGAGGTGAAGAAGCCCGAACCTGCGCCAGCCCCGCCACCGCCACCGGCTGAGCCTGAAGTTCGCCCCACCCGCATCATCACCACGCCGGTGCGCGGCGGCCAACAGATCTATGCCCAGGGCGGCGACCTGATCGTCACTGCCTCGGTCAGCCCCGGTGCGGAACTTCTCGCCGATGGCAACATCCATGTGTACGGCGCCATGCGCGGTCGCGCGCTGGCCGGCATCAAGGGCAACACCCGGGCCCGGATATTCTGCCAGCAGATGACCGCAGAGATGGTCTCCATCGCCGGCCAGTACAAGGTGTGCGAAGACCTGCGCCGCGACCCGCTGTGGGGGGCCGGCGTGCAGATCAGCCTGTCCGGCGATGTGTTGAACATCACCCGTCTTTAA
- a CDS encoding lipid A biosynthesis lauroyl acyltransferase: MERPRFRPYFLHPRFWGLWLGLGLLWLVAQLPYRALLALGRALGALMYRVAGERRRIAARNLELCFPELSRDERQHLLKENFASTGIAFFEMAMSWWWPKPRLARLAHIEGLEHLQAAQRDGQGAILMAVHFTTLEIGAALLGQAHTIDGMYREHGNPLFDYIQRRGRERHNLDSLAVERDDVRGMLKLLRGGRAIWYAPDQDYGAKQSIFVPLFGIQAATVTATTKFARLGKARVIPFTQKRLEDGSGYRLVVHPPLEDFPGETEEADCLRINQWVEGVLRECPEQYLWAHRRFKSRPPGEPRLYDKKKR; the protein is encoded by the coding sequence ATGGAACGCCCGCGTTTTCGTCCGTATTTTCTTCACCCACGATTCTGGGGCCTTTGGTTGGGCCTCGGCCTGCTGTGGCTGGTGGCCCAGTTGCCGTACCGTGCCCTGCTGGCCCTGGGCCGTGCCTTGGGCGCGCTGATGTACCGGGTCGCCGGTGAGCGCCGGCGTATCGCCGCGCGCAATCTGGAGCTGTGTTTCCCCGAACTGTCGCGCGACGAACGGCAACATCTGCTCAAGGAAAACTTCGCATCCACCGGCATCGCCTTCTTCGAGATGGCCATGAGTTGGTGGTGGCCCAAGCCGCGCCTGGCCCGCCTGGCCCATATCGAAGGCCTGGAGCACCTGCAGGCCGCCCAGCGCGACGGTCAGGGGGCGATTCTGATGGCCGTGCATTTCACCACCCTGGAAATCGGCGCCGCCTTGCTCGGGCAGGCCCATACCATCGACGGCATGTACCGCGAACACGGCAACCCGCTGTTCGACTACATCCAGCGCCGCGGTCGCGAGCGTCACAACCTCGATTCGCTGGCGGTGGAGCGCGACGATGTGCGTGGCATGCTCAAGCTGCTGCGTGGCGGCCGAGCCATCTGGTACGCCCCGGACCAGGACTATGGCGCCAAGCAGAGCATCTTCGTGCCGTTGTTCGGCATTCAGGCCGCGACCGTCACGGCCACCACCAAGTTCGCCCGCTTGGGTAAGGCCCGGGTGATCCCCTTCACCCAGAAACGCCTGGAAGATGGCAGCGGCTATCGCCTGGTGGTCCATCCGCCGCTCGAGGACTTCCCTGGCGAGACCGAAGAAGCCGATTGCCTGCGCATCAACCAATGGGTCGAAGGTGTGCTGCGCGAATGCCCGGAGCAATACCTGTGGGCACACCGGCGCTTCAAGTCGCGTCCGCCAGGAGAGCCGCGGCTTTATGACAAGAAAAAACGCTGA
- the minD gene encoding septum site-determining protein MinD — protein MAKILVVTSGKGGVGKTTTSAAIGTGLALRGYKTVIVDFDVGLRNLDLIMGCERRVVYDFVNVVNGEANLQQALIKDKRLENLFVLAASQTRDKDALTQEGVEKVLMELKESFDFVICDSPAGIEKGAHLAMYFADEAIVVTNPEVSSVRDSDRMLGILSSKSRRSENGEDPIKEHLLITRYHPERVEKGEMLSIADVEEILAIKLKGVIPESQAVLKASNQGIPVILDDQSDAGQAYSDTVDRLLGKEKPLRFIDVQKQGFFARLFGGK, from the coding sequence TTGGCCAAGATTCTCGTGGTTACTTCCGGCAAGGGGGGTGTGGGCAAGACCACCACCAGCGCCGCTATCGGTACCGGCCTCGCACTGCGTGGCTACAAGACAGTCATCGTCGACTTCGACGTGGGCCTGCGTAACCTCGACCTGATCATGGGCTGCGAGCGCCGCGTGGTGTATGACTTCGTCAACGTGGTCAACGGCGAAGCCAACCTGCAGCAGGCCCTGATCAAGGACAAGCGGCTGGAAAACCTGTTCGTGCTGGCCGCCAGCCAGACCCGCGACAAGGACGCCCTGACCCAGGAAGGCGTAGAGAAGGTCTTGATGGAACTCAAGGAGTCCTTCGACTTCGTCATCTGCGACTCCCCGGCCGGCATCGAGAAAGGCGCTCACCTGGCGATGTACTTCGCCGACGAGGCCATCGTTGTGACCAACCCGGAAGTTTCCTCGGTCCGTGACTCCGACCGCATGCTGGGCATCCTGTCGAGCAAGTCGCGCCGCTCCGAGAACGGCGAAGATCCGATCAAGGAACACCTGCTGATCACCCGTTACCACCCTGAGCGCGTCGAAAAGGGCGAAATGCTCAGCATCGCCGACGTCGAAGAGATCCTGGCGATCAAGCTCAAGGGTGTGATCCCCGAATCCCAGGCCGTGCTCAAGGCCTCCAACCAAGGTATTCCAGTGATCCTGGACGACCAGAGCGATGCCGGTCAGGCATACAGCGACACTGTCGACCGCCTGCTGGGCAAAGAGAAGCCACTGCGGTTCATCGATGTGCAGAAGCAAGGATTCTTCGCGCGCCTGTTTGGAGGCAAATAA
- a CDS encoding DUF485 domain-containing protein, with amino-acid sequence MNDSIYQSIQNSPRFKELVTKRERFAWILSAIMLGLYCSFILLIAYGPQILGTKLSPDSSITWGIPLGVGLIVAAFVLTAIYVRRANGEFDELNKEILKEAQQ; translated from the coding sequence ATGAACGACAGCATCTACCAATCGATACAGAACAGTCCGCGCTTCAAGGAGCTGGTCACCAAGCGAGAGCGTTTCGCCTGGATCCTCTCGGCGATCATGCTCGGTCTCTATTGCAGCTTCATCCTCCTCATCGCCTATGGCCCGCAGATCCTGGGTACCAAGCTCAGTCCCGACTCGTCGATCACCTGGGGCATTCCCCTGGGCGTCGGCCTGATCGTTGCGGCGTTTGTCCTGACCGCAATCTACGTGCGTCGCGCCAATGGCGAATTCGATGAGCTGAACAAAGAGATCCTGAAGGAGGCGCAACAATGA